A single genomic interval of Acidovorax sp. 1608163 harbors:
- the urtE gene encoding urea ABC transporter ATP-binding subunit UrtE has protein sequence MLEVKDLFVAYGQSEALHGISFEGRANETVAIMGRNGMGKTTLFKSLMGVMPAKSGQITVAGQDVTKDESFRRVAKGIAYVPQGRMIFPTLTVEENIETGLENSKTRQIPEDIYALFPVLWDMRRRKGGNLSGGQQQQLAIARALVTDPKVLLLDEPTEGIQPSIIKDIAKALNEIRKLRQITIVVSEQVLSFAMDVADRLFVIEGGRLVHETARADTDQQRIKAYLSV, from the coding sequence ATGCTGGAAGTCAAAGATCTGTTTGTGGCCTACGGCCAGAGCGAGGCGCTGCACGGCATCTCGTTCGAAGGCCGTGCCAACGAAACCGTGGCCATCATGGGCCGCAATGGCATGGGCAAGACCACGCTGTTCAAAAGCCTCATGGGCGTGATGCCCGCCAAGAGCGGCCAGATCACCGTGGCAGGCCAGGACGTGACGAAAGACGAGAGCTTTCGCCGTGTGGCCAAGGGCATTGCCTATGTGCCCCAGGGGCGCATGATTTTTCCGACCCTCACGGTCGAAGAAAACATCGAGACCGGCCTGGAGAACTCCAAGACGCGGCAGATTCCAGAAGACATTTATGCGCTGTTCCCGGTGCTGTGGGACATGCGCCGGCGCAAGGGCGGCAACCTGTCGGGCGGGCAGCAGCAGCAACTGGCCATTGCCCGCGCCCTGGTCACCGATCCCAAGGTGCTGCTGCTTGATGAGCCCACCGAGGGCATCCAGCCTTCCATCATCAAGGACATCGCCAAGGCGCTCAACGAGATCCGCAAGCTGCGCCAGATCACCATCGTGGTGAGCGAACAGGTGTTGTCGTTTGCCATGGACGTGGCCGACCGGCTGTTCGTCATCGAAGGCGGCCGCCTCGTGCATGAGACCGCTCGGGCCGACACCGACCAGCAGCGCATCAAAGCGTATCTGTCTGTATGA
- the urtD gene encoding urea ABC transporter ATP-binding protein UrtD, which yields MSNTDFALAVEDLTVSFDGFKAIDALTLYIDKNELRVIIGPNGAGKTTLLDLICGKTRATGGSIKFKNEELTRMAEHQRVRLGIGRKFQTPSIYENLSVFQNLEVSYPAGRSVLGALAFKCTDEVKARVQVVAEDIGLGDKLDTEAGLLSHGQKQWLEIGMLLMQEPELLMLDEPIAGMSARERELTAELLQRICKNRAVIVIEHDMEFVKRIAHKVTVMHQGKILAEGPMEKVQADPKVIDVYLGH from the coding sequence ATGAGCAATACCGACTTCGCCCTCGCTGTGGAAGACCTCACGGTGTCGTTCGACGGCTTCAAGGCCATCGACGCCCTGACGCTGTACATCGACAAGAACGAGCTGCGCGTGATCATCGGCCCCAACGGTGCGGGCAAGACCACGCTGCTCGACCTCATCTGTGGCAAGACCCGCGCCACGGGCGGCAGCATCAAGTTCAAGAACGAAGAACTGACCCGCATGGCAGAGCACCAGCGCGTGCGCTTAGGGATCGGCCGCAAGTTCCAGACGCCCTCGATCTACGAGAACCTCTCGGTCTTTCAGAACCTGGAGGTGTCGTACCCCGCAGGCCGCTCGGTGTTGGGGGCGCTGGCCTTCAAGTGCACCGACGAGGTCAAGGCCCGCGTGCAGGTGGTGGCAGAGGACATCGGCCTGGGCGACAAGCTCGATACCGAAGCGGGCTTGCTCAGCCACGGGCAAAAGCAGTGGCTGGAGATCGGCATGCTGCTGATGCAGGAGCCCGAGCTGCTCATGCTCGACGAACCCATCGCTGGCATGAGCGCCCGCGAGCGCGAGCTGACGGCGGAGCTGCTGCAGCGCATCTGCAAGAACCGCGCGGTGATCGTCATCGAGCACGACATGGAGTTCGTCAAGCGCATTGCCCACAAGGTCACCGTGATGCACCAGGGAAAGATCCTGGCCGAAGGCCCCATGGAGAAGGTGCAGGCCGACCCCAAGGTCATCGACGTGTACCTAGGCCATTGA
- the urtC gene encoding urea ABC transporter permease subunit UrtC — protein sequence MNALKAWILRYQLASLVLLTVLLAVVLPLALDIFRLNLVGKYLTYAFVAIGLVMVWGYGGVLSLGQGVFFGLGGYAMAMFLKLEASDPISTKIQSTPGIPDFMDWNQITELPSFWVPFKSLPFSLAAVIVVPALLAWIISFAMFKRRVGGVYFAIITQAVALILTVLIIGQQGYTGGVNGMTDLKTLWGWDTRTDSAKYILYYVCVALLIGSIVLCRWIQTGKVGTLLLAMRDKEDRVRFSGYDVANFKIFTFCLAAALSGIGGALFSLQVGFMSPSFVGIVPSIEMVIYAAVGGRMSLVGAVYGTLLVNAGKTFFSESFPEAWLFLMAGLFIGVTMAFPMGLAGLWESHVVPWWKGRREALRQASVQPRLVADATPAATATSAAAASAAPAPAALPDGVSRQGA from the coding sequence ATGAATGCCCTCAAAGCCTGGATCCTGCGCTACCAGCTCGCCAGCCTGGTGCTGCTCACCGTGCTGCTGGCCGTGGTGCTGCCGCTGGCGCTCGACATTTTTCGCCTCAACCTGGTGGGCAAGTACCTCACCTACGCCTTTGTCGCCATCGGCCTAGTGATGGTGTGGGGGTACGGTGGTGTGCTCAGCCTGGGCCAGGGTGTGTTCTTTGGCCTGGGCGGGTATGCCATGGCCATGTTCTTGAAGCTGGAAGCGTCTGACCCCATCAGCACCAAGATCCAGTCCACGCCCGGCATTCCCGACTTCATGGATTGGAACCAGATCACCGAGCTGCCTAGCTTCTGGGTGCCGTTCAAGAGCCTGCCGTTCTCGCTGGCCGCCGTCATCGTGGTGCCTGCGCTGCTGGCCTGGATCATCAGCTTTGCCATGTTCAAGCGCCGCGTGGGGGGGGTGTATTTCGCCATCATCACGCAGGCGGTGGCGCTGATCCTCACGGTGCTTATCATTGGCCAGCAGGGCTACACCGGCGGCGTCAATGGCATGACTGACCTGAAGACGCTGTGGGGCTGGGACACGCGCACCGACAGCGCCAAGTACATCCTGTACTACGTGTGCGTTGCGCTGCTCATCGGCTCTATCGTGCTGTGCCGCTGGATCCAGACCGGCAAGGTGGGCACGCTGCTGCTGGCCATGCGCGACAAGGAAGACCGCGTGCGGTTTTCGGGCTACGACGTGGCCAATTTCAAGATCTTCACCTTCTGCCTGGCCGCTGCGTTGTCGGGCATTGGTGGGGCGCTGTTCTCGCTGCAGGTGGGGTTCATGTCGCCCAGTTTCGTGGGCATCGTGCCCTCCATCGAAATGGTGATCTACGCCGCCGTGGGCGGGCGCATGAGCTTGGTGGGCGCGGTGTACGGCACGCTGCTGGTGAATGCGGGCAAGACGTTTTTCTCGGAGAGTTTTCCGGAAGCCTGGTTGTTCTTGATGGCGGGCCTCTTCATCGGCGTGACCATGGCCTTCCCCATGGGGTTGGCGGGCCTGTGGGAGAGCCACGTCGTGCCCTGGTGGAAGGGCCGCCGCGAGGCGCTACGCCAGGCCTCGGTGCAGCCCCGGCTGGTGGCTGACGCTACGCCAGCCGCTACCGCCACCTCTGCAGCAGCTGCCAGCGCAGCGCCCGCACCTGCTGCCCTGCCCGACGGCGTGAGCCGCCAGGGCGCCTGA
- the urtB gene encoding urea ABC transporter permease subunit UrtB produces MTFSEMLNIGLMQGFAGLSLFAVLLLMGLGLAIIFGQMGVINMAHGEFMTIGAYTIYLGSTLAANHAPQMAPYYFPLAIIAAFGFAFAAGWLVEWGLIRHLYKRPLDTLLATWGISLALQQCFRTFIGPKEVSPTLPEWLMGSWAPAPGLDIPINGLFVLGLTAVVTAGVLLALHKSRWGLRVRATVSNRVMANAIGIDTQKTDRLTFAIGCGIAGVAGAAFTTIGSTGPTSGSLYIVDAFLVVTFGGAASLLGTVVSAFGIAQTQSITEFFLAGSMAKVITLSLIVLILMVRPQGLFASKVRR; encoded by the coding sequence ATGACCTTTTCCGAAATGCTCAACATTGGCCTGATGCAGGGCTTTGCGGGCCTGAGCCTGTTTGCCGTGCTGCTGCTCATGGGCCTGGGGCTGGCCATCATCTTTGGGCAGATGGGCGTCATCAACATGGCGCACGGCGAGTTCATGACGATTGGCGCCTACACCATCTACCTGGGCTCTACGCTGGCGGCCAACCATGCGCCGCAGATGGCGCCGTACTACTTTCCGCTGGCCATCATCGCGGCCTTTGGCTTTGCCTTTGCAGCGGGCTGGCTGGTGGAGTGGGGCCTGATTCGCCACCTGTACAAGCGCCCGCTCGATACGCTGCTGGCCACCTGGGGCATCAGCCTGGCGCTGCAGCAGTGCTTTCGCACCTTCATCGGCCCCAAGGAGGTCAGCCCCACGCTGCCTGAATGGCTGATGGGCTCCTGGGCTCCCGCCCCAGGGCTGGACATTCCGATCAATGGCCTGTTTGTGCTGGGCCTCACCGCCGTGGTGACCGCAGGCGTGCTGCTGGCGCTGCACAAAAGCCGCTGGGGCTTGCGGGTGCGGGCCACGGTGAGCAACCGTGTCATGGCCAACGCCATTGGCATTGACACCCAAAAGACCGACCGCCTCACTTTTGCCATCGGCTGCGGCATTGCGGGTGTGGCGGGGGCTGCGTTCACCACCATTGGCTCCACCGGCCCCACCAGCGGCTCGCTGTACATCGTGGATGCGTTCCTGGTCGTCACCTTTGGCGGTGCAGCCAGTTTGCTGGGCACGGTGGTTTCGGCCTTTGGCATTGCGCAGACGCAGTCCATCACCGAGTTTTTCCTGGCGGGTTCCATGGCCAAGGTGATCACGCTGTCGTTGATTGTGCTGATCCTGATGGTGCGACCCCAAGGACTCTTTGCATCGAAGGTTCGTCGATGA
- the urtA gene encoding urea ABC transporter substrate-binding protein: protein MSHPSDPRTFGPNAAEPGRRRMLQALGAASVAGLPAWSFAQPTAQVNTTKLAVTDTEVTVGQLHSATGTMAISETGSIQAEQLAIDQINAMGGVLGRKIKVIKEDGASDWPTFAEKSKKLLINDHCAAVFGCWTSASRKAVLPVFEKENGLLYYPTFYEGLEQSKNVIYTGQEATQQILYSLEWAKTEKKAKTFFLIGSDYIWPRTSMKIARKHIENFQKGKVVGEEYYPLGSTNFGSLMNKIKVQKPDCLFVAVVGGSNVAFYKALKAAGITGDKQLLVTLSVTEDEMTGVGGENFAGFYSSMKYFQSLDNENNKKFVAAFKAKYGKDAVIGDVTQAGYLGPWLWKAAVEKAKSFDVDKVVAASPGIELTTAPEGYVKVDANHHLWSKSRIAQGLPDATFKVVSESPNLIKPDPFPKGYQ, encoded by the coding sequence GGGGGCTGCCTCGGTGGCAGGCTTGCCCGCCTGGTCGTTTGCGCAGCCCACGGCCCAGGTCAACACCACCAAGTTGGCGGTGACGGACACCGAGGTCACCGTGGGCCAGCTGCACTCGGCCACGGGCACCATGGCCATTTCTGAAACAGGCTCCATCCAGGCCGAGCAGCTGGCCATTGACCAGATCAACGCCATGGGGGGCGTGCTGGGCCGCAAGATCAAGGTCATCAAGGAAGACGGCGCCTCTGACTGGCCGACGTTTGCCGAAAAGTCCAAGAAGCTGCTCATCAACGACCACTGCGCCGCCGTGTTCGGCTGCTGGACCAGCGCCTCGCGCAAAGCCGTGTTGCCCGTGTTTGAAAAAGAAAACGGCCTGCTGTACTACCCCACCTTCTATGAAGGCCTGGAGCAGTCCAAGAACGTGATCTACACCGGCCAGGAGGCCACGCAGCAAATTTTGTACAGCCTGGAGTGGGCCAAGACCGAGAAGAAAGCCAAGACGTTCTTCCTGATTGGATCGGACTACATCTGGCCCCGCACCTCGATGAAGATCGCGCGCAAGCACATCGAAAACTTCCAGAAGGGCAAGGTGGTGGGCGAGGAGTACTACCCACTGGGCAGCACCAACTTCGGCTCGCTCATGAACAAGATCAAGGTGCAAAAGCCAGACTGCCTGTTTGTGGCGGTGGTGGGCGGCTCCAACGTGGCGTTTTACAAGGCGCTCAAGGCGGCAGGCATCACGGGCGACAAGCAACTGCTGGTGACGTTGTCCGTCACGGAGGACGAGATGACCGGTGTGGGCGGCGAGAACTTCGCGGGGTTCTATTCGTCGATGAAGTACTTCCAGTCGCTCGACAACGAGAACAACAAGAAGTTTGTGGCCGCGTTCAAGGCCAAGTACGGCAAGGACGCCGTGATCGGCGACGTGACGCAGGCGGGCTATCTGGGCCCCTGGCTGTGGAAGGCCGCCGTGGAAAAAGCCAAGAGCTTTGACGTGGACAAGGTGGTGGCCGCATCGCCGGGCATTGAGCTGACCACGGCGCCTGAAGGCTACGTGAAGGTGGATGCCAACCACCACCTGTGGAGCAAGTCGCGCATTGCGCAGGGCCTGCCGGACGCCACGTTCAAGGTGGTGTCCGAGTCTCCGAACCTGATCAAGCCCGATCCGTTTCCCAAGGGATATCAGTAA